A stretch of DNA from Triticum dicoccoides isolate Atlit2015 ecotype Zavitan chromosome 2A, WEW_v2.0, whole genome shotgun sequence:
AGGATAAACTCATGAATATTTCAGCCTATAAGATGAAAGTTGTGGTTGAATGACCATGGATTCCCTAGCTATAATCTTGGTGTCACTCTTTGACTCATAGCGGGTTGAACCGCATCACATGTGGTTGATCTAGATTAACTTGAGCAACTCGTTGTTCAGTACCTCATCCTTAGACCCCATTTGCTCCATGAATAGGACAAACCCTAGGAGTGAACCAATCTTCACAATTTGGAAGTGGATTTGAGGGGATCAAAGAACACAAGGAAATACAAAGAGGAAACACACAAGAACAAGGTTCACAACACAAGTTTACTCAAATCTCGTCCAAGGGAAGATACACCTCAAGATCCATAAGCAACAAAAGGATAACTAGTTAGAGTTTTTCCCAAACCTCTAGGAGAGATGAGGTCTTGAGAGCTGCATCCTCCCCAATCCAAAGGTTATGGAGGTCTTGATTAACCAGACGGGGTTCTTCTCCTACAGGAGGCCTTGATCTCCAAAGGAGGGGATAGATGAGCAAAGCTCTTTCAAGATTTAGCCTAAATGCTTTGCTAAGCCTAGAAAATGAAGGAGGTACAAATTATATAGGTCCTAGGAGGTGGGGGATAAGTCAGGGGTACAAGGGATATTTTCCATCTTTTGCACACATGCAAGCCCGGGGACACGGGGTTATGGAGTCCGGGAACTGGAGTAACCCGAAATGCCGACCTTGGTATTCCGGGGATACATGTGTGGCCAAGGAATTCGGACATGTGTAGCAAGCATGCGAGTTATAGGATCCGTAGGATGAGTTCCTCGCAACGGTCCTCCGCCGCTCCCTCACATAGGAGGAGACCAACGCGCGGCGGCTCCTCCGTAAAAACACAAAGCCTCCGGCTTGCCATCGAGCAGTCGGAGCACGAGGCGGCCGCTAAAGCAAACACCGCCTGACTGGTGAAGGCGCAGGCGGGCGCAGACCAGAGGATGTCCGGTATCTTCTCCTCCGACAATGACTCCAGCTCCAATGGATCTGCCCCTTCCGCCTCCGATGCCTACACGGAAGGGTACAACTGCACTGACGACCATAAGGGCCGGGAAGGAGTCGGTGAGGAAATGGTGATTTCCTCCGCCCTTCTCCGTCTCCATTTTATGTAGTATTTTTAGTGTGAATTAGGCCCGGTTCTTTTGTCAAAAGAACTGAGCCTTAGTATTGTCTGGTGATAAACTATGGCATTTTTTGGTTGTATGATGACCATGTCCATTTGCTAGCATGTGAATTATGTGTGTTGATCTGTGTATTTGCTAGTAGTATGTTGCATGATTTTGAGTGGTCAGATATGAAGAGGGCGGCTACGGAAACAGCAAAATGAAGGGTGACGGGTCACGCGGCGGATTAGTTAGGTgcgttgtagatgctcttatgctcgaaaatagtaaaaaaaaattgGACGGACAGAAACCTTTCCTTCTTTGTTAGTCGGTAtatatatatagatgcatttatgCACCGATGAGGTAGCCTGAACAAACGTGCCGGGCAGGTTAATCCTGAGTTGACGAGTTGGTACACACTGTGTCCAAAGTAGTGCAAACCGGCGGGTCGTTTTGTCGTTCAGTCGTGTAGGTGTGTGCCTACCGGCCTTATCAGTTTCCATTTTTTAGACAGTGCTGCTATGCACACGATGTTGACGGACGATTTGTGGACGACAGCACTTATCAGATCGTCCATGCATAGCATCAAACCGTAGTTGACGGCTGGATTGCCCGTCGTCTCACTGTCGTGCAAGCACGTTGTCGTCCACACAGCAGTTTCGTTTTTTAGACCAGGCATCACATTCCACGCTACTGTTGCGAACGATCGTGTGTGCAATTCCAGCGTACGTTTTCAAGTGTGATAATCTCCAACGCCCGGCGTCCAGCTACCAGAGCATCTTCAGTCGACCGGTTAGCGTCAACCACCCGGCCGTCCACCCCGTCCCTCCTCCTCCGCTTGCTGGCCAGTGGCTATATATATAGGCAGCCATCCAGGAGCTTCTCGCCGGCCTCCGCACAACAAAGCTGCGGCAAAAAACCATCTGCAGCTAGCTAGGGTCTTGCTCTGCTTGCGTGGCCATGGACATCTACAGCGCGGTGTTCGTCTTCTGCGTCTACGCGGTGGGCACGATGGAGGTGCAGGTGCTCTCTGCCATGGCCCTGGCGCGCCGGAAGGCCGCCCCGCCGCCGACGGCGTCCAAGCTCGGGCGGATGCTGGGCAGCTCCCTCTGCGTGTTCGTCGCCACCTACTTCCTGGTGCACGGCACCCTGAGCGTCCTCGCGCCGTGCCACTTCCAGTGCTTCCGTGTGCGGATCGCTGCtctcgtcgccggcgtcgtggaCCTCGCTGTCACCGCCAGCATCATGCCGGTATGCTCTTGCGCCGCCCGTCCGTGTTGGTCTGCTAGCTCTTGGATCTGAAGTTGGGATTTAGTTTTCAGATATGCCTTACACACCCTGTTTCTCCTCGATCTTGTCACAGCGTCCCGTGGAAGGTTAGCTGCATGCATGCGGATGTGCCGGAGGAAGATGAAGCATTTCGGTACCTGGAGAGTCACGAACTGGATTAGAAACTGGCCTGCCTTATAGTATATCCTAAATAACGAGGGCATGTGTCGTGTCGTGTGTTATATCGTGTCTTTGTGTTGATCATGGATTTCCCCGGTTTTACGTGAAGATATTCTGCTTTATTCAGTACTAGAAGCATCTGAGGGTTGGAGCTGTCATGTGAACTGTATTTCGTGAGCAACTTCTCGAAGGGTTTTATCTATGCATGATCTTGTATTGGTTTATCTCGTCTTCTTTCTTTGGTACAAAAAATTGCTCGTATCTATGCAACCACGACGGATGTGAGTAATATAAAAATTACGTTCGGACATGCTTTCTTGTATCTTGATCTATTTATGTCTTTACTCTTCAACATATTCACAGCCTCCAAATTGTCACTTGTCTTGGTTTATCTCGTCCTTTTGTCTTGGTACAAAAACTTGCTAGTATCAGTTTTGCCTTGCGCGTTCGTGTACAGGGCCATGTAGTCACACGGGCCACTCTTGCCTCTCAAAAATGCTACACGCACGGACACCTGGCTCACGGACTTCACGGACCTGCTGAGCTGTCCTATTTTAATTGACCTAATTAATCTTCTTCTCCTAATTAACCGCCTCCCTTCCCCTCCCCTGATTTAACTGGTGGGCTGGGCGCCTAGCCCCGTAATGCCCCGTAACTGTCTATAATGCTCGCTCGACTCACGCCCATAGACAGAGGCACGACGTTGCTCATTAAGTTTGACATAGTAATGACGCATCTATGCAAAGTGCGTCATTACTAAGTTTAaccaaggtttgacccagtcatacacatagtTATGGCGCATCTTGTAAAGACGCGTCATTACTATgtcaacttagtaatggcgcacctatgcaaagtgcgccattactatgtgtatgagtgggtcaaaccttggtcaaacttagtaatgacGCACTTTTCACATGATGTGCCATTACTGttttggttactaatggcgcacctacacatgatgcgccattactagttagtaaTAACGCACCACATGTATAGTGCGACATTAGTGTCCATATTGGCTATAgctgtttttctagtagtgttgcaTGCGAGTACGGGCATGGGGGCACGCGCTCTCTCTCCTGCCTATAAGGTCACTGAGAATTTTTAGGTTGTGactagcaagatgtccgtgcattttcacggaacatcaagatgcatttttttacaaatacctgttgtgattgacccatgcgggagtaatctcatgtgtaaaaactaatgatatcttgagaaagaggagagataaggTGAGAAGAAGTGGGGCATGGTGGTAATTGGCGGTCGGACTAAGCGGAGGCATAGGGATGGACGATGCCGGCAGTGACCACCATACCAGATTGTTCCAgcggcttccttttttaattgctcaacaataaagttgtgggagataaggatgaacgagagaatgccttatctgtaaatgtgaagagagatgcgggtatctttttgcaaaattgtcatagtttgttttctatccatcagatatagatcgaatGGTCTAcactgcaagatggcaggcacaccatcatcatcaactcggttttttataagagtagatgtGGTGGCTCGAGCTCTCTAGGAGAGAAAATGTGTTGATTGCAGCCGAGTTTTTTTATTTGAAACTGGAACACTTGTAAATCAGGGAGGGCATATACAGTGGACCCATAATTGAAAATCAGGGAGGAAGGAATTGGCGAGGTCGTGGACAAGTCTGTCCGTGGGAGTTTTCCTTGGGTTGCAGACCGTAGGTGTAGAATTTTTGTATACAGTGGGTGTACGAGTTGAAGAAAGCAAAGATAATTGGTGGTGCGTGGCCGTCTGTCTGGGTATGTAAATACCGCCAAATTCACCTGTGTGTCCTTGGTGGATCCAACTTGCCTGCTTCCTCTTCATGCTTCCATTCGTGCTTCCATTCCATCCTAcggctgttttttttcttttttttttctttctaatctaatcatcttccTCAATTAAATCATGTCACGTATGCGAAAGCATGGATGGGCACACAACAGAGAAGCAGGCAAGCTCTGCATGCATCCAAGCGTTAATTGGCATTCATGGCCGTCCCACTCTTTGCACAAAAAGGgtcagagggtgcttggatacaagggactatttttagtctgactaaaaatagtctcttttagaggctaaagttccaagcacccctgactaaagagaggctaggactagtcttgaggctaaaatcttttagtcatgggaaacctactaaaatatgtattagctctctctctcctcatttaattcctctccttagttctggattggagggtttggaggataataaatgctcaataactagattttagtctctttattacttggatccaagcatggatgagactagcaagttttagtcccacaacttttagtcatgagactaaaacgtatccaagcatgctctCAGAGGTAGGTGGTGGGTGGATGCACTGATGAAAGTGAAACCGTGGCCAGCTGTGGTCCTACAAGTTTCCCCTGCGTGGTTAAATACAGCCTACTCCGCGGACTCCGGCCGTTCACTCAAGTCACGCGCTCGGCGTCGCAGTTTCACCTCTCCTCAGCCAAATAAGTGGCTGCTTTTGCCAAACATCTCCTGgacaaaattgaagaagaagagaCGTACGGCGATGAAGCCTCTCCCGGTGTCCGTAGCCCTCCTGGCCCTCTTCCTCGCCGCCTCGTACCAGGACCTCGCCGTGGCCGCAGGTAACTTCACCGGACACAGACACTCTTTTGATCTGTTCTTAATGCACACCACTTCCTGGTGAAAAGAACTTCTGGTGGTGGGTGGGCGTGCAGATGCAGGTGCagatggaggtggcggcggcgttCCGGTCCCGGACGGCGTGTGCGAGGGCAAGTGCAAGAACCGGTGCTCGCAGAAGGTGGCCGGGCGGTGCATGGGGCTGTGCATGATGTGCTGCGGCAAGTGCGCCGGCTGCGTGCCGTTGGGGCCGCTGGCCCCCAAGGACGAGTGCCCCTGCTACCGCGACATGAAATCCCCCAAGAGCGGCCGCCCCAAATGCCCCTAGGACTACCACCATTCATCTATTTTTTTAAGGTGAATGGGGACGTAGGAGATGGATCTTGACGAGCCGAGTGCGTGGGATTTAGGGGTTCCCCTTGTTTGTAAGCTTTGATTTGTTCGGAAATCGGAACCCCATATGCTTCTTTTGAAATATGTAAGGTAGAAAATGATACGTTTGTTTTCAACGTATAGATCTGGTTTGAGGAAGAGTGCTTCCATGTGACGTCTTCTCGCATCTGGAGTTCTGGACTTTGTAGTACCTTTGTTGTGTGTTCTTTGATGCAGAATCTGCTCAAGATTTAGGTCCCCGAATGTAGTTGGCCTCATTCGACGCCCGTGGTCGTGCCGGCGGCGACTATTCGAGCGTTTAACGGCGTGCTTTTTCTTTGACATCGGCTTTATTAGCGGCATGCTTTGTTCAGGCAAAGATTTGCTGATTTCTGCAAAACTAGGTGCTTATCCCAGGACAGAGATCTAGACAGTAATTTTTTTAGGGCTATCTAGACAGtattgcgtttggttgaaggtgtcgtataaatgggttgggaccgttcaattttttttgggattgaaccattcaattcatgtgtttggctgaatataagtggtgagctaattatttaggacgggaccaccagtcatgctcacatagtcatgcatgcaaagggtggccatttgattcgaccgatttggttgggtggaacggtttagcatcttcatggcatattctctttttttggttcgaaccattcatgtgctttataaccaaacatgtctattttctgaacgatcccaacccattcatgaccgcccttgcaaccaaacgcacccAAGTTTTTTTAGAAGAATCTAGACAGTAAGTAAGATGGGCTGTAATCACAACGCGTTCTGCGTCTGTGTCCATATGGGCTTGGTTTAGGTCGGCCCAGGCCCAAGAGGTGGCCGTGGAATTGTGCTTTCCTCCAGTCCAACACCATGGGGTTTGGAATTGAATAAAGTGTGGTTTATTGTCTCAAAACAAAAACACCATGGGGTTTTTTTCGcttaaaaaaatggagttgttctAAGAAAACACTCTTCATGGAATTATTCAATTTGTTTCTAGAATCGTCTTCAAAGACCCACACCTCCCCGCTCTTTTGTGTGATTATGAAGGAATAGTAGTGCTCATCCCAAAATGTAAGCCCGGATAAATACTTGTAGAAATGGGGAGTGCGAATTTTTTGGAAGACGGTCTCTTGGAGCACTTTTTTTTCAAAAACTTCAAAGATGGTATTTCCAAGTTTCAATAGAAAATACAAAAAACTGTGAAAAGTTATAAATATTCGTGACGGATCTGTAAATTTTCGTTAAAAAATACTTCCTCTGTTTGAAAAGGCTTGTCGGGGAAGTTAATGTGTCTAGATGTACTTTAGTTTTAATACATCCATTTTTATACATTTCCGCAGTAAGTAATTCCGGACGAAGTGAGTATTATGATTTGCAAGGtgtgcaaaaacaaaagaaaatcccAGCAACTAACAAACAAAAAAAATTGGCCCATTTTCATGTATGTAGTTGGCTAATTTTGCGCTATGTCAGGAAACTTATTCTGTATTTCTGTATgtatttttttcatgcatgtatttctgtatgtatgtatgtatgtatttctgTATGTATGCATCCATTTTTATGCATGTATTTCTGTATGTATTTTTTTCAAAATAATTTTGAGGGTTTTTTTCAAAATAATTTTGCGCTATGAAAATATGATATTTTTGAAACGGGCTCCCTTGAGCTCGTGCTCTATTAATCATTTCGGAGTGATCGGCCTTTGAAAAGGACAACTTTAAGGCAAACTCAATGATCTGGAAATTTTTGGTTGTCCAATGACGGTCATCAAATTTATTTGCCGCTGCTCTCCCGCGGTTTCGGCCCGTTCCATTGTCCCGACACGGGACCTGGAGGAGGCCGCCTGCGACGCCCGGGCAATCGCAGGCCTTATGAACCAATGACCGTGAGCCACCGCCTTCGATACTTGTGTGCTCTTTGATACTCCCttcgaaaatacttgtcgaagaaatgatcTAGATGTAGTTTAATTTCAAATACatctatttttattattttttcgacAGGTATTTTCGGATGAAGAAAGTCTATTGAACACGTGATCGACTGACGGAGGACGAGACATGGTTATTGATCCTGGCGTTC
This window harbors:
- the LOC119359224 gene encoding uncharacterized protein LOC119359224 — translated: MDIYSAVFVFCVYAVGTMEVQVLSAMALARRKAAPPPTASKLGRMLGSSLCVFVATYFLVHGTLSVLAPCHFQCFRVRIAALVAGVVDLAVTASIMPRPVEG
- the LOC119359225 gene encoding peamaclein-like isoform X1, producing the protein MKPLPVSVALLALFLAASYQDLAVAAELLVVGGRADAGADGGGGGVPVPDGVCEGKCKNRCSQKVAGRCMGLCMMCCGKCAGCVPLGPLAPKDECPCYRDMKSPKSGRPKCP
- the LOC119359225 gene encoding peamaclein-like isoform X2, with the protein product MKPLPVSVALLALFLAASYQDLAVAADAGADGGGGGVPVPDGVCEGKCKNRCSQKVAGRCMGLCMMCCGKCAGCVPLGPLAPKDECPCYRDMKSPKSGRPKCP